AGGAGGAGAAGGCGGGCACGGAGCCGAGCTCCCCGGGCGGATCCCCCAGCGTGGTGAGGCCCAAGGTGCCGGCGCAGCCGAGGAAGAGCCGCAAGCAGCGCGGAGCCAGCGCCACcgagggggacagggaccctgcGGCGACTGCGGCACCGGGAGCGACCGGGGCCGGGAAGGCACCTCCGGGCTCCCCGATGTCCCCTCGGAAGGGCAGAGGGAAGGACAAGGCGGCCAAGGGAGCGCTGGTGAGGCTGGGCAGCGACGAGGCTGCGGAGAACAAGCGGGCGGTGCCCGGCCCCGGCGTGGATGGCGGCGATGTCGGGACCGCTCCCCCAAAGCCCCGGGGGAAGGAGCCGGGGGCGCAGTCCCCAGGGAAGACAAAGGCCACCAAGCCGCCAAAGGCAGGGCAGGCCGGTGGCTTGGGCGTACGTGACAGTGTCCCAGTGGTCCCTGACGATGGAGCCTCGGCTCCTCCAGGAGAGGCGAGCCAGGAGATGCCAGGGAAGCCTCTCCAGCCCGGGAACGCGGCAGCGTTTGGAGGGAATGCTGCtgaaggggctgggggggagCCTGCAGCTGAGATACCTGGAGTTCCTGCAGCTGAGATCCctggaattcctgctgctgagatCCCTGGAATTCCTGCAACGGAGACCTCCAGGAAGTCCTCAGAGATCCctggaattcctgctgctgagatccctggaattcctgctgctgagatCCCCAGGAAGTCTGCAGCTGAGATTCCCAGGAAGCCCTCAGAGATCCCTGAGGTTCCTGCAGCTGGGATCCCTTGGGAGCCTACAGCTGCGATTCCCAGGAAACCTGTACCTGAAATCCCTCGGGAGCCTGCAGCTGGGATCCCCAGGAGTCCTACAGTGGGGATCCCCATGGAGCCTGCAACAGGGATCCCCAGGAGTCCTGCCATTGAGATCCCCAGGATCCCTGCAGCTGAGATCCCCAGGATTCCTGCAGCTGGGATCCCCAGGATCCCTGCCATTGAGATCCCCAGGATCCCTGCAGCTGAGTTCCCCAGGATCCCTGCCATTGAGATCCCGTGTGAGCCTGCAGCCAGGATCCCCACGATTCCTGCGGCTGGGATCCCTTGGGAAGCTGCAGCTGAGCTCCCCAGGGCTGTGAGCCCCCTGTTCTTTGCTGACGGGGTCTCtggcaagcccagctccctggatGTGACCTGGCCCGAGATGTACGAGTACCTGTTCTGTGATtcccaggaggaggaggagctgggcagcTCCCTGGAGGGGCGCAAATCCCCCTTGCAGAGGGAGATCTCCTGGCCCGAACTGTACGAGTATTTTTTCACTGAGCCAgaaggaagcaggaaaaaaggcaaagctaaagacaggaaaagaaagaagttcAGAGGCTTGGAGCGCCCTGGGCTGCGCAAGGaggctcccagctctgctccaggcaaGGACACCGTGGTTTTCTCAGTCCCTGAAGTGTATGAACACTTCCTCCCAGAGACAGCCCCCAACAGGAtgggctggagagggattttctCCACGGCTCCGGCCTCCGAGGTGAAGAAAGCTGTGagagctttgaggtccctgcTGCAGAGGCAGATCCAGCTGGGAGGAGGCCAAGCCCCAACCTCCCAGGCCCTGGTGCCCAGAAGATCCGGAGAGGAGCTCGCTCTGGTCCCGCTGGGAGGAGCCCAGGTGTGGCCAGAAGATGCAGACAGGGCCCTGGCACTGAGAGGTAAATCCTGTTGTCCCCTGCAGGGGCATGTCCCAggctgtgtcaccctggctgtCCTTTGGGATGCTCCCTTTGTCCCCTGGGGTTCTCCCTTGGAATGTTCCTCTCTCTGTCCCCGTGCCAAGCCAGTGCTCCTGGCCAAGGTCCCCCAGCATGGACAGGGAATGTGGGACTGTAAAACCCACCCTGAGCAGAAAAACACCTTCCAGATACCTCAGAGGTGACCTGAACATTGCCTGTTCCTGGGGGCAGGTGAGAGAAATGGGAATAAAGGGGAGGTTTGATCCACCAGGACAGGCAGGGGTTTGTCTTTGAGCTTAAATGATGCTCAGAGCCTCAGAGTTAATATTAAACCCAAACAATGAGGGAGCCATCCCAAAGGGAGCCTCAGCATCAAGCTTCCAGTCTGTTTGCACGGAGAAAAACCCCTTTGAGGTGTTCACAGCTAATTAATAAGCCAGCTTTAATTAAAAGCCTGATCAAATAAATAGGAGCTAAAAGAACCTGATCTCCAGCTGTTCCAGGCTGGAACAGGGAACGCAGAGCACTCAGGGGTGTCTTCATCcctggaggaggcaggagaggggtGGGATGCCCGGAGGGATGCTGACCACTCTCAGATGCTGTCCTAGAGCTGGGtgtgcctggggacactggtgaCAGGAAGGGGACCTTGCCTGTGTCCCCAGGAATTGCTCTGTCCCAAATCTGCTCCCCAGACCCAATTCCAGccaccacagagagctggggagATCTGCAGGGAGGGGGTGAGGCAGCCTGGGGTGGCTTTAAGAAACATTTCCTTGGGGTTTTTAACAAAGTGTAGGACTGAGGGGGGTGACAAAAGTGCCACTGTCCTTTGGGAATGCACAGAGCCCTACACAGACCCCTCTGACGTCACCCCTGGTGCCAAAGCACCTTCAGGGACGATTTCACCGGGGATTTGGTGTCacagagggaggggaggggtgtagtggaggaggtggcacagagCCCCCAGACCTCGTGCTCCTCTcgtggcaggagcagcagaggacCCCCGGGTGCTGAGCCACAAGGACATGTGCCTCGTCTTCTGCGCCTTCGCCTCCTGGGCGGTGAAGACATCTGACCTGCAGGCTCCGGATGCCTGGAAGACCAGTACGTACAGTGCCCGCCTGGAGAGGGGTGGGAAGGGCTCTGGGGGACACTTGGCAGGGAGGAAAACCAGGATATTTAtacctgcagctgcctgtgggGAAGTGCAGCCTCTTCCAGGTGTTCCAAAGCCGTTTCCgtgccttctctctcctctgATGCCGATTCCTGCTCATGACTTTTGTGCTTTCCCtacaaagcagctgctggctggagctgagccttGGTCCTGCTCCatccagcccctggcagggctcaGTTTGTCAGGACTTCCTTAGGACCTGCTGTGAGCAGGTTTAGATTCCCTCATCCCAATAGAGACAAAATTCCCAACAAAATTGGCCTCACAGCAAGGCCAAGCGtgcctgggatttttttgtccACGGCCAAAGTTGAGATTAAACCTTCATCCAGCACCAAAATTCCCGTGTTTTTCTGATGTGCTTGGAAGGTTTAATCTTCTCCCCCAAGAGGAGGCATCATCCTCCTGCACCGAGTCCTGCAATTCTCTGGAGATCTGTGGGATTCTCTCCACTCCAACCCCAGCACTTGGAAGCTGGTGGGGAAAGAGGAAGCTGAGGAAAcagaaattcacagaattcCACGAGAGTGGGGGTGGCTGGATGAGCAGGGAATGGCTCAGGGAGAGCAGCATTCCCCATTCCTGCCCTGGATGCAGCCTGGAGGACCCTTCCAGAGCAGCATTCCCCattcctgccctgcagagccccttcCATGGGAAGAAATGCCAGGATCAaggcttcctgctgctcttccagGCGAGGAATGTTCCCTGCTAAGGTCACCAGGAAGCTGACACCGCGGGCTGGGAATAGCTCCTGAGCTAAGGCTGCTCGCTGCCATCATCACCAGCAGCTCTTGGCCTGCTCCCCTTCctgctgggatattgggatggAGGAGGTGGCCCCGGGAGAGGTGTGGAAAGGGGGATACGCTCCTTGTGCCCCAGGATGGGAATAacctggagaggagggaggcaggagcggctccacagcccagagcagccgtTCTCTCTGGGCTTTTGGGCTTCTAACAAGCTGAGATTATATTCTTCTAGCACATGAATCAAAACCCAGTCTGAATTTAAAGTGCGGGGTCCAAAACCACGGCTTGGATTCCTGGTTTTGCTTGGGAATCAAGGGAACTTAATGTCCCTTATAAACCAAATCAAAAACACTGGATAcaagtgcagagcagagcttggTTTGTGTTTTACCCCCATTAGTTCTTTATTGTGTCCCTACATTTTTTGATTCGGGGTTTTggatattttctgcttttggcTGGGGCTAGAAAATCCCCAGAAAATCCACAAAGTGGGATTTTTCTTGGTGTCCTCCTGGCTCAAACAGAAGCAGGAAATGAAGGTGCTGTCCTGAAGCCCTGGTGGGATTTTCCTTGTGTGTCTCTCACCCAAGACCAAACCTCCAAATCTGTGACTCCAACCAATCCATGAAATCCCCATCTGGATCTGGGTATCCACCCCATCCATTAATCTCCCTCTGGATCTCTGTATCCATCCACTGCACACCACCAACGGGGCCTGTTGAGCATTTCCCTTAAACCAGCCCTTTTTTATGGAATGCTGGCGTCTCCATGCACCCAAACCCTGGGACTGGATGTGGCCAGTCAGGCTGTGGGCAGCTGGGAACGCGCTGGGAGCAAATTCCGTGTGGTGGGAATGCCAAccaggggcaggagggcactggggtGGGGCGGGCAGTGACCCCCCCATGTCCCACAGGGCAGACTGGGACCCCCACGGCTGGGAGAAACACCTGGCGTGACAGTGGGAATGTGCTGGGCTCTTTTCCAGTGTTCCTGGCAAGCTTTGGCACCCTCTCGGCCATCCGCTACTTCCGAAGGCAGGTCAGGGAAGGGCACCCCCGGACTTAACCCCGGCCACGCCGGAGCCgctgcccggggccgggacttTGTTCTGGACAGTGGGAGAAGCCTGGAGCCAGCACCAAGAGCTTCCCCAGCGGGACAGGATGGCACAGGGAGCGGGACCCTCCTGGCGACGGGAACTGACGGTAGGACAGGACAggggctggctctgccctgccctggcaatgCCCGCTGGCTGCTCCGCTGGTCCCTCCTCCCCGCTGGAGTCACCTGGTGGCACAGGAGGGAGGCACTGAGGAAGCAGGGAAGTGCTTCATCCGCACGAAAGAGCCGGGATGGCTGTGAAGGAGCTCTGGGAagagctgggctgagcctgggctgggcagcagctccaggggggGAAGCAGGGGCCGCTGCCTTGGCAGAGCCCAGCGCTCCCATGACGGCTTTGATCACTCCAGGAGGGCTCATCCTCTTGGATTTCACTCCAAGAAGGCCCAGCTCGGTGCCAGCAGCTCGGGGATAAGGTTTCTGTCGCACGTGGCCACCGCAGCCCTGCATGGGTctgtccctggggacagctgctgcagggacacgtccccatccctggacaGCAGGAGGGGACGGGCAGGGGTCACACGGGGGAAGGGGCAGCCGGGGAGGGTCCCACAGGGTgggaagggcagcagggaaaggggcTGAGCTCAGGGAAGTCTCAGGAAAGAGGATGttggagaggagggagaaggatGTGGGCAGGTTTGGCTGTGCCAATCAGCAGGGAAATATTTGACTGaatatttgatttatttccttttgtgcCTCCCGTCCTAGAGAGGCAAAACTGCCTGGGGGAGACGTGGGGTGAGGGGAGCGTGgaagctgtggggctggggagtggaatgggatgggatggttcagtttccccctctccccagtGCCTCCCTCCCCACTCCAGGGCATTActcaggaggaatttcctcccCTCACCAGCCTGGTGACAGCACCAGTGCGGGATTGAGATCCATGGGGGCTCTGCCCTGTGTTTGTGTGGTGACAGCAGAGAGGGGAGGTTCCTTTCCTTGTGCTGAGAGTGCCAGGAGGCTCTAAGGGGTGCAGGGGTGGGCTGGAGGCCATGGGTTACTGCTGAGAGGAGGGAGCAGCGAGATCTGGGACTGGGAGTTGGAGCTGGACAGGCTCTGCAtggcctggagcagctggacaCCCACTGAGAGGGCTTCTgtggaggaggagagcagatggaatgtgctggaagctTCTAATAAAGTTCTATCTCATTTACTACTTCTGTGTCCATCCCTCTGTCTGTGGGGAGCCGTTAAGGGAGCCCTGGGCTTTGCAGGAGGATAAATCACTGCCCTGTGTGGGTGTGtggagccagagctgcaggagccgATGGGTTTggagccctggggacagagcaggcaggggcaTGGGGcactgtcccctgtgtccctgttcctgcccctctgaggcacagcctggctgtcaCACGGCACCAGCAGCCCCATCCACAGATCCCTCCTGGCTCAGGAGCTCTGGGCAGCTCCTCTGAACCGATCAGGGGGCAGCAGGCactgcccagcagcacagctccatccccttcctgctctgcatccaggagctcctggagctgcatcctcagctgggctggaaacCACTGGCTTCAACCCTGGCCCGAGTGATTTCTGGCTGTCCCAGGGATTGAGGATTTCACTGGACCTGGGAGCGTTTCTGGCCAAAACCCTTCACTGAAAACACTTCTGGTGCACGGCCTGCTCCAGGGACAGGAGCGGGACAGGGCTATGGGCTGGGACCTGGATCCGTCCCAAGCCAtcccctggctctgggcacctgccctgctccagaggggacagtggggacagtggctcctggctgtccctgagctgctccagcagggaaaGGCTCGGTGCCCCCGAATTTTCCCCATCCAAAGGGGGAAAATCCCACTGTCTCCATGCCTCTAGCCCAGTGCTACTCCCAGGAGAGCTGAGTGCTCTGGGGGTGACAGGAGGTGCCTGTCACCCTTTGCTGTCTGAGATATTTGGTGTGTGACCCTTCAGAGCTCGGCCCGGGAGATGCCAGCAGGACTTGGCACCCAGAGAGGTGCCAGCAGACCCCGCAGGTCACAGGTGCACTCCACACTGCTTTGATCACCCTGGAAGGAGAGGATGGCATGAATATTTCAGGAGCTGGAGGCTctcagctggctgcaggagTGAAAGGAATTACTGAAAGGTCCTGCTGGTCCCAGGGGATCTGGGAGCCTCTGCCCCGctctgccagggagcagagcagcctgaAATTTTAATGCTTGGTTTATTCTCTGACCTTTCCAGCTCTCTCCTCTGCCTCACAGCAAGGCCAAGCATGCCTGGGATTTTTGTCCACGGCCAAAATGGAGATTAAACCTCGCAAATTCAATATACCCAAGGATTTCTCCTGGACAAAAGCGGCCAGGACCGAGGGGTCTTGCCCTCCTGCGGGCAGCCAGGACCTCGCACCTTGCCCGGCACAATCGCGGCGACCTTTCCGTGCATCCTGCGTGCCCCGAGGCTGCTGCCCGGCCGTGGGAGCGGTGCCATCCCTCCCTCGCTGTCCCCGCACGTAGCTCCCTCATCTGACACCTCCGCAGTGCCAGGCACATGAAAAAGTCAGGCAGGTGCGGCCCGAGGAGCTGCCCCGTATTTCATCCCGCCCGGACACGCAGGGATGCCTCTCCCCCTTTTCCCGCAGCAGCTCCTTCACTCTGAATTTTCCTTCCCTCGGATTTTTTCTTCCCTCGGATTTTTCCTTCACTctgatttttccttccctctgattttttcttcactcacatttttccttcactcacatttttccttttctctgattttttcttCACTCACATTTTTCCTTCACTCTGACTTTTCCTTCACTctgatttttccttccctcGGATTTTTCTTCACTCGCATTTTTCCTTCACTCTgaattttccttccctctgaTTTTTTCTTCACTCGCATTTTTCCTTCCCTCGGATTTTTCTTCACTCTGATTTTTTCTTCActctgatttttcctttcctcgGATTTTTCTTCACTCTGATTTTTTCTTCACTCTGATTTTTTCTTCActctgatttttcctttcctcgGATTTTTCTTCACTCGCATTTTTCCTCCACTCTGACCTTCCCTTCACCTCTCGCTGCTGAAACCAGAGCAGAGCTTCCCATGGGAATCTCTGCGGGATTTTCGCCGCCCTCCagaagggttttggggggttggtgctgtgccagccgcGGCAGAGCGGAGGCAGAAGTGGCAGAAGCTCCAGTCGCTCCGGGCCTTGCATGTTTTGGTGGATTCTCCCACCCACAGGGCACTCGGGGAGTTGCTCATCAGAGCCCGGAGCAGATCCAGAACATCCTCAAACTTCGGCTGTCAAATGTCTTCGTAAAGATAATAAAAACACAGCAACAGACTGATTTTTTGCTACACCCTGTGTTGTCTCACAGAGAATttctcccagctccccaggcCAAAGGAGCAGGTTACAAGCTTCACTTTCTAATAATCTTTTTCCCTAAATTTTGCTGTTTATtctttgagaggaaaaaaataaagtttggaATTGTGGCTTAAAAGtcagagagcagagagaaatccaagattcctgctgcagccaggggaAGGATGGGCTCAGTGGTCGGGGTTGAAGAGGTTCTTGTGTGTTTGCAGGTACTGATTTCCATCTCAGTGCAACCCAGACAGGTGTGGTGCTGCTCTAAATAAACCAGTTTTTAAATCCGCAGTCTGCTGACAAATGTGTTGgaggaaaagcaagagcagGGGGAGTTTTTACAGCCACAAACTCACCTGGACCAGCATCCAAATAGGGAAAACCCAAACTCAGGTCCTGTCAAACCCTGGGGAGACTTTGGCCAAAGATGAAGGGATAACAGGGGCCTGACCCGAGGTGGACACAGTCAGGAGCCTGGAAATCCTCCTGGACACACTCAGGAGCCTGGAAATCCTCCTGGACACACTCAGGAGCCTGGAAATCCTCCTGGACACAATCAGGAGCCTGGAAATCCTCCTGGACACACTCAGGACCCTGGAAATCCTCCTGGATACgggccccagagcccccagggcagcagtgatGGGCAAAGATTCACCTCCATCAAAGCAGAGGATGGCAAAGAGAGGGAAATGATCCCAGGGGATGCACATTGGGATTGTCCAATCTCACAGAGATCCACAGGGAACTTTAATATCAACAGGAAGGGGATCTCCCCCTTTGATCATTGCAGGCATTGTTGTTGCAAGTCAATTAAAATATGCTGGTGACCCTCAACGTGTTCATTCCCAGTACATTTGGAATGTCCCCTAGCACGGTTTAGCTCAGAATAAATCAATCTTTTGGGTGTTATCAGATAAAAATCATCCCCAAAACAGAGCAATCCTGAGAGAAAACAGCAATAGCTCCAAGACCTGAAGCCACAAAGTCCTGAAGGTGTTTTACAGAACTGAACACCAGCCACAGCTAGAAAATTAAACTGCTCTTCAACTCAgccacatttacatttaaatacaCAGAACCCACTCAGCCTTTACATGTAAACTTTGTTGGGTACCTCCCGAAAAAACCCGAAATTACAACCAGAGATATTAAAGTACAAATGGTTGTGGCTGCACCAGAGAAAGAACCAAAGCAGAggttttgttgctgtgtttgaCTTGCAGCCTCTGCAGGGAACAAAGGTTAAGAATTCAGAGCCTCAGGTGAAAACATTTGGATTTGCTGCTAACCTTCCAAAGGATCTGGCCTAAGAGGCTGGAAAAGAACAATCCCGAGACTCTGTCCTTTGTCTGTGTCCTGTCCTGGCTCTGGAGGGGCCCAgagggacatcggggacaccccagccccctggcactgctctggtcaCTTTATGTCCTGGAGTTTCTCCTGGGGGGATTTTCTCCCCTCCTTGCCTGGACAACCACAGGCAGTAtttggggtgagcccaggcatgggcagggctgggaaaggagggaTCCCctgatttggggggatttggggtttccttgGCAGGGAAGACCTGAGAGCACAGATCACCTGGCATTTTTGCTGGCGCCAGGCTtggagccagcactggcaggAAGGAACTTTTCTGGCATGAAGTGGAAAGAAAACCCCACTGTGCTCAGCCctggttggggtttttccccctccaTCTCCTGTCTGATCTCGCAGGAGGACAATGCTGTGAGCTGCCAGGATGGGGGATGCCCTGTGCATCCCGGCAGCCTCCAGAGCTCGCTCTGCCTGTTCCCAGGGGATCCCCACAGGGGCcagctgagggttctgctgcaaAGCAATCCAACTAATCCAGGATCCTTTTTGGTTCTCCCTCTGAACACCGAGTCCCCTTCACCCGAGGGAGCCTGACCCTTTTTGCTCCGGGATTTTCAGGGGGCAgagctggtttgtttttttggttttttgggttttttttgagcaGCCTCCTGGGCAcggctgctcctccagccccaccGAGGCCggggctgctctgctcagccccacGCTGGGATCTGGGGCAGGGACTGAGCCCTGCACCTGCCCAtggagagcagagctcagggctcCTCCCGGCGGGAGAAGAGCCCGGGGCTTTTCTGTGCCGGGAGCAGCCTCACACCTGGAACACCTGCGGGGGCCGCCGGGGGCTGCCcggctccttctcctccgcttCCCACAGGTTGTCGTAGCTGAGGTCGCTCTGGAAGCTCTGGAGCTCGGCGTAGTCGTGGTAGGACGTGGAGtccaggcaggggcaggagccATCTGCCAGGTCATAGGAGCCGTCTGCAGGAAAACGGAATTGTATATTTACAATTGTggtgtatttatatataatataatataatataatataatataatataatataatataatataatataatataattaatataatataatataatatcatgatataaatatataattcaTACTattatgaatatatatatttataagtaatatataatatatacacatttaaaaaaatatatattattattgtGGTAGGACATGGAGTCCTGGCAGGGGCAGGTGCCATCTGCAGGGAAACAGGGAGGAATGTTtatgtttctatttttaatatatattaaaataatatttatatattttagaggtataatatttatatatgttatgcatataaatatataattatataacataaaatattatatatactaattttataatttatatcTAATAAATTTATAGGAGTCAGTGTCTTTTAACAGAGGAAGTCCAAAATTCTCATTAACCAAGGTGCCAGGTGAggcaggacagggcacaggggacagggcacaggggacaggggacagagcagggcccagcaggatgggggcacagcccagctctgctggggcagcCCGGGGGCCTCACCTGGGGGACGCAGCTCAGGGCCCAGGTGTTCCTGTGGCAGGGAGCAGatctggggacagagggacagcctGCTGAGGGTGGCACggctgtgccagcctgggacGCTGCCCCGCGGGCATCGGCCCCAtccctgctgagcagagggcacagagccctgcagggaccACCCCGGGCAAGACGGGACCCCAGCTTTGTTCCCCTGCACCCCCTGAGTGTCTCCAACACCCTCTGAGTGTCCCCCCGCATCCCTTGCAccccctgagtgtcccctgcaccccctgagtgtcccctgcatccccaagtgtcccctgcaccccctgagtgtccccctgcatcccctgagtgtcccctgcaccccctgagtgtccccagcaccccctgagtgtccccctgcatccccaagtgtcccctgcaccccctgagtgtcccctgcatccccaagtgtcccctgcaccccctgagtgtcccctgcaccccctgagtgtccccctgcatccccaagtgtcccctgcaccccctgagtgtcccctgcatccccaagtgtcccctgcaccccctgagtgtcccctgcaCCCCCTGAGTGTCCCCCTGCATCCCCAAGTGTCCCCTGCACCCCCTGAGTGTCCCCCTGCATCCCCAAGTGTCCCCTGCATCTcctgagtgtccccagcaccctctgagtgtccccctgcaccccctgagtgtccccagcacccctcGAGTATCCCCAGCATCCCTAAGTGTCCCCTGTAccccctgagtgtcccctgcaCCCCGCAGGCGAGTTCCCAGCCTCACCTCCCCCAGGTAGGAGTCCTGGGCCTGTGCCCGCAGCTGGAGCCGGCGTGAGGTGCCTGGGGTGCTGTAGATGGGGACCGTGGGCACCTCCCTGAggtgccctggcaggggctggcagtgccactgcTCCAGGGACAGCTGCTGGGGACCTGGCACAGTCCCCTGGGGTGGTCCTGTCTGCCCGTGGCACTGCAGGAACTGCAACAAAACCGGCTCCAGGTTGGACcctggctgtgcagagctgggaagtgCCCACCTGGTGCTGCCCACCTGGTGCtgtccaccccaaatccagccccagGTTGGACcctggctgtgcagagctgggaaatgCCCACCTGGTGCTGCCCACCTGGTGCtgcccaccccaaatccagccccagGTTGGACcctggctgtgcagagctgggaaatgCCCACCTGGTGCTGCCCACCTGGTGCtgcccaccccaaatccagccccagGTTGGAGcccagctgtgcagagctgggaagtgCCCACCTGGTGCTGCCCACCTGGTGCtgcccaccccaaatccagccctgctggcagcacatTCAGGCCAAGGATTGCTGGTTCTGCCCTCCCCACCAGTTCTGCTCAGGTGGGACTCAGAGGCCAGGGCTCATCCCCCGTGAGGCAcagccgtgctgggagctggccaGAGGTGAAGGCAGGAGGATGAAAGCAGCTCAAGGGCTGCAGAAGGCCAGGGACGAGCCTGGAGGGAAGGGGGTCACCCCAGGGTGGGGATGACTCAGGAAGCCTTTCCCTATCAGATTCTCACAGGCACAAATGTGGCCTTTACCAGGCACTCCCTTATCAcagctgggattttttggggtggccagAGCGGGCTC
Above is a genomic segment from Anomalospiza imberbis isolate Cuckoo-Finch-1a 21T00152 chromosome 23, ASM3175350v1, whole genome shotgun sequence containing:
- the PERM1 gene encoding PGC-1 and ERR-induced regulator in muscle protein 1; this encodes MDNFEYSIQLNDREWAEFLQASEECSLAPASLATAEEQCLSDIEQGDASGRDCPRGTAGVTAARPGSEPAPGTASAVPRGVAGDTALRRPERGHLSVPELLSGSEDEAELGSVGRFLCDSDKPRCLAAAAMPSAQRRQPPRPPAATPAGGTAQGGPGQDTAVAAAGGSRAMEPPGPPEQGGDAAGGQALPAQPGAVAQPELVAQPEAPAASASAEGSAEKSAVPAEPGLRGPAGNPPSPSLGTGPRMAPEEEKAGTEPSSPGGSPSVVRPKVPAQPRKSRKQRGASATEGDRDPAATAAPGATGAGKAPPGSPMSPRKGRGKDKAAKGALVRLGSDEAAENKRAVPGPGVDGGDVGTAPPKPRGKEPGAQSPGKTKATKPPKAGQAGGLGVRDSVPVVPDDGASAPPGEASQEMPGKPLQPGNAAAFGGNAAEGAGGEPAAEIPGVPAAEIPGIPAAEIPGIPATETSRKSSEIPGIPAAEIPGIPAAEIPRKSAAEIPRKPSEIPEVPAAGIPWEPTAAIPRKPVPEIPREPAAGIPRSPTVGIPMEPATGIPRSPAIEIPRIPAAEIPRIPAAGIPRIPAIEIPRIPAAEFPRIPAIEIPCEPAARIPTIPAAGIPWEAAAELPRAVSPLFFADGVSGKPSSLDVTWPEMYEYLFCDSQEEEELGSSLEGRKSPLQREISWPELYEYFFTEPEGSRKKGKAKDRKRKKFRGLERPGLRKEAPSSAPGKDTVVFSVPEVYEHFLPETAPNRMGWRGIFSTAPASEVKKAVRALRSLLQRQIQLGGGQAPTSQALVPRRSGEELALVPLGGAQVWPEDADRALALRGAAEDPRVLSHKDMCLVFCAFASWAVKTSDLQAPDAWKTMFLASFGTLSAIRYFRRQVREGHPRT